One segment of Haliotis asinina isolate JCU_RB_2024 chromosome 12, JCU_Hal_asi_v2, whole genome shotgun sequence DNA contains the following:
- the LOC137257721 gene encoding protein MTSS 1-like isoform X1: MDGNISVEKDCSALGGLFQAVINDMRGSSPIWEDFAYKATKMHSSLKSTLIAISAFLDAFQKVADMATSSRGATKEIGSALTRLCMRHRSIESKLKSFTGCMLDTLVAPIQDKLEEWKKVVAQLDKDHAKEYKKARQEIKKAASDTVRLQKKAKKGKGDIQSRLDNAMQDVNDKYLLLEESEKSCVRTALIEERARYCVFVSALKPFVDSEISLLTEVTHLQEIIDSLCAQSSDPNTLPPSSEQVIMDLKGVDHSVWNFQVKQTPPSSPSSLGSRKSSMCSISSINSSSSGSTQSHSPSHHNVRNRTTSQQPTVGTQRLMSVSSQDSGFTSQDTLFLRPTTPLSLNLPQNSDKDSTSTGTPDVDSTPTTPSEHYPATPSASSTWNNWPNAPNNAQKGEDFRPHTISSAYEKSHHNRPALKAELFQPPAPEMLEKLKEADSRGAQGGAKHGRPHSTVSASPYSRPSATINKMQPVLPPLGPKPKPKAVPPPMVPHTVSQTPIYANAAEIAQMAADKKKDVEPVIVHSPDSDTSSSPPTPSNNAAAQQQMQQNSLELAEAIRELEASTAALECTYDTQSHTSHTSLQCSSGYGTMNSTPSGSEDTIASGDFQIAPTGVVETDHEKYYTIPRSRDVYTAYRSVLQPKRPASTAGIPTPTTNNSLSRRTSANSARPPPPVRRTVSVTGASPAAQKVRASPPREMSAPPQGPVMQHKRTPSGDKHSDGPYAELQLIQQSIHDTKLRPQHQRQVHPHPQGHSTGHPQGRGHHQGHPQGHGPGHPPGYPQGHGPGQHQGHPQGHGPGQHQGHPQGHGPGHPQRHPASPHNHHQQRRIPQHHRSQQQPPHQQHSGGSASPSRAPPGSSPHYAEPHVIPEQTHGHANVIQSLTRKFSESVVEEPTANDDFPLPPTEEELQEMEQIYSKAPPPTRAPTQDSLVLELKRRVADSSEV, translated from the exons GAGCCACCAAGGAAATTGGATCAGCTCTGACCCGACTCTGTATGAGACACAGAAGTATAGAAAGCAAACTGAAGTCATTCACAGG ATGCATGTTGGATACCCTAGTGGCACCAATTCAGGACAAGCTGGAAGAATGGAAGAAAGTCGTAGCTCAACTGGACAAGGATCATGCTAAGG AATATAAGAAAGCCAGACAGGAAATAAAGAAAGCGGCTTCAGATACTGTCAGATTACAGAAGAAAGCAAAGAAAG GCAAGGGGGACATTCAGAGCAGACTGGACAACGCCATGCAGGATGTAAACGACAAGTATCTTCTCCTGGAGGAATCTGAAAAGAGCTGTGTGCGGACAGCCCTCATCGAGGAACGGGCCAGATACTGTGTCTTTGTCAGTGCTCTCAAACCGTTTGTT GACAGTGAGATCAGCCTCCTCACAGAGGTCACACACCTCCAGGAGATCATCGACAGCCTGTGTGCGCAAAGTTCCGACCCCAATACACTGCCGCCATCTAGTGAGCAGGTGATAATGGACCTGAAAGGGGTCGACCACAGCGTGTGGAACTTTCAGGTAAAG CAGACGCCACCAAGTTCACCCAGCTCATTAGGATCGCGCAAGTCTAGCATGTGCAGCATCAGCAGCATCAACAGCTCCTCCAGCGGCTCCACGCAGTCGCACTCACCCAGCCACCACAACGTGCGCAACCGCACAACTTCACAG CAACCGACCGTGGGAACTCAACGCTTAATGAGCGTGTCGTCACAGGACTCCGGCTTCACGTCCCAGGATACGCTGTTCTTGAGGCCCACTACTCCCCTATCCCTTAATCTGCCACAG AACTCGGACAAGGACAGTACCAGTACTGGTACCCCTGACGTTGACTCCACCCCGACCACACCCTCAGAACACTACCCGGCTACCCCGTCTGCAAGCTCCACATGGAATAACTGGCCCAACGCCCCCAACAACGCTCAGAAGGGAGAGGACTTCCGCCCACACACGATATCGTCTGCCTACGAAAAGTCACATCACAATCGCCCGGCTCTGAAAGCAGAACTTTTCCAGCCTCCAGCACCGGAGATGTTAGAAAAGCTGAAGGAGGCCGATAGCCGAGGAGCTCAGGGTGGAGCTAAACATGGACGTCCACACAGTACTGTGAGTGCATCGCCATACTCGCGACCGTCTGCTACAATCAACAAGATGCAGCCAGTCCTCCCACCGCTTGGgcccaaacccaaacccaagGCTGTGCCACCTCCTATGGTGCCTCATACAG TTTCCCAGACGCCAATCTACGCCAATGCAGCCGAGATCGCACAGATGGCTGCCGATAAGAAGAAGGATGTGGAGCCAGTAATCGTCCACTCCCCCGACAGCGACACATCGTCCTCACCCCCAACTCCTTCAAATAATGCTGCTGCACAG CAACAAATGCAACAGAATTCTCTGGAGTTAGCAGAGGCAATCCGGGAATTGGAGGCGAGTACCGCTGCTCTGGAATGTACGTACGACACTCAGAGCCACACCAGCCACACATCTCTGCAGTGCTCCAGTGGCTATGGCACCATGAACAGTACACCGTCAGGATCAGAGGACACCATTGCCTCTGGAG ATTTTCAAATAGCTCCTACAGGCGTCGTGGAAACTGATCACGAGAAATATTACACGATTCCGCGCAGTCGGGATGTGTATACTGCCTATCGTAGTGTATTGCAACCCAAACGCCCTGCGTCAACAGCAG GCATCCCGACccctacaaccaacaacagtctTTCACGCCGCACTTCTGCCAACAGCGCAAGGCCCCCTCCCCCTGTAAGGAGGACAGTATCTGTAACAGGCGCGTCCCCAGCAGCCCAGAAGGTCCGTGCTTCGCCCCCAAGGGAGATGTCTGCACCACCTCAGGGCCCAGTTATGCAGCATAAGCGGACTCCAAGTGGGGATAAGCACTCTGACGGCCCTTATGCTGAACTGCAACTAATCCAGCAGAGTATCCATGATACTAAATTGAGGCCACAACACCAACGACAAGttcatcctcatcctcaagGACACTCGACTGGCCACCCACAAGGTCGTGGCCATCATCAAGGTCACCCTCAAGGCCATGGCCCAGGTCATCCACCTGGATATCCTCAAGGCCATGGCCCAGGGCAACATCAAGGACATCCTCAAGGTCATGGACCAGGGCAACATCAAGGACATCCTCAAGGTCATGGACCAGGGCACCCGCAACGACATCCTGCATCACCCCACAACCATCATCAACAGAGACGTATCCCACAACATCACCGCTCACAGCAGCAGCCGCCGCACCAACAGCACAGTGGGGGATCAGCTTCGCCAAGCAGAGCGCCCCCAGGAAGTAGTCCCCACTATGCAGAGCCCCATGTTATACCAGAGCAAACACATGGACATGCCAATGTTATACAAAGCCTGACACGCAAGTTTTCCGAGTCGGTGGTAGAGGAGCCGACGGCAAACGATGACTTTCCGCTGCCTCCCACTGAGGAAGAACTGCAGGAGATGGAGCAGATCTACAGTAAAGCTCCGCCTCCTACCCGTGCACCTACTCAAGACTCACTTGTGTTAGAACTGAAACGAAGGGTTGCTGATAGTTCTGAagtttaa
- the LOC137257721 gene encoding protein MTSS 1-like isoform X7: MDGNISVEKDCSALGGLFQAVINDMRGSSPIWEDFAYKATKMHSSLKSTLIAISAFLDAFQKVADMATSSRGATKEIGSALTRLCMRHRSIESKLKSFTGCMLDTLVAPIQDKLEEWKKVVAQLDKDHAKEYKKARQEIKKAASDTVRLQKKAKKGKGDIQSRLDNAMQDVNDKYLLLEESEKSCVRTALIEERARYCVFVSALKPFVDSEISLLTEVTHLQEIIDSLCAQSSDPNTLPPSSEQVIMDLKGVDHSVWNFQTPPSSPSSLGSRKSSMCSISSINSSSSGSTQSHSPSHHNVRNRTTSQNSDKDSTSTGTPDVDSTPTTPSEHYPATPSASSTWNNWPNAPNNAQKGEDFRPHTISSAYEKSHHNRPALKAELFQPPAPEMLEKLKEADSRGAQGGAKHGRPHSTVSASPYSRPSATINKMQPVLPPLGPKPKPKAVPPPMVPHTVSQTPIYANAAEIAQMAADKKKDVEPVIVHSPDSDTSSSPPTPSNNAAAQQQMQQNSLELAEAIRELEASTAALECTYDTQSHTSHTSLQCSSGYGTMNSTPSGSEDTIASGDFQIAPTGVVETDHEKYYTIPRSRDVYTAYRSVLQPKRPASTAGIPTPTTNNSLSRRTSANSARPPPPVRRTVSVTGASPAAQKVRASPPREMSAPPQGPVMQHKRTPSGDKHSDGPYAELQLIQQSIHDTKLRPQHQRQVHPHPQGHSTGHPQGRGHHQGHPQGHGPGHPPGYPQGHGPGQHQGHPQGHGPGQHQGHPQGHGPGHPQRHPASPHNHHQQRRIPQHHRSQQQPPHQQHSGGSASPSRAPPGSSPHYAEPHVIPEQTHGHANVIQSLTRKFSESVVEEPTANDDFPLPPTEEELQEMEQIYSKAPPPTRAPTQDSLVLELKRRVADSSEV; the protein is encoded by the exons GAGCCACCAAGGAAATTGGATCAGCTCTGACCCGACTCTGTATGAGACACAGAAGTATAGAAAGCAAACTGAAGTCATTCACAGG ATGCATGTTGGATACCCTAGTGGCACCAATTCAGGACAAGCTGGAAGAATGGAAGAAAGTCGTAGCTCAACTGGACAAGGATCATGCTAAGG AATATAAGAAAGCCAGACAGGAAATAAAGAAAGCGGCTTCAGATACTGTCAGATTACAGAAGAAAGCAAAGAAAG GCAAGGGGGACATTCAGAGCAGACTGGACAACGCCATGCAGGATGTAAACGACAAGTATCTTCTCCTGGAGGAATCTGAAAAGAGCTGTGTGCGGACAGCCCTCATCGAGGAACGGGCCAGATACTGTGTCTTTGTCAGTGCTCTCAAACCGTTTGTT GACAGTGAGATCAGCCTCCTCACAGAGGTCACACACCTCCAGGAGATCATCGACAGCCTGTGTGCGCAAAGTTCCGACCCCAATACACTGCCGCCATCTAGTGAGCAGGTGATAATGGACCTGAAAGGGGTCGACCACAGCGTGTGGAACTTTCAG ACGCCACCAAGTTCACCCAGCTCATTAGGATCGCGCAAGTCTAGCATGTGCAGCATCAGCAGCATCAACAGCTCCTCCAGCGGCTCCACGCAGTCGCACTCACCCAGCCACCACAACGTGCGCAACCGCACAACTTCACAG AACTCGGACAAGGACAGTACCAGTACTGGTACCCCTGACGTTGACTCCACCCCGACCACACCCTCAGAACACTACCCGGCTACCCCGTCTGCAAGCTCCACATGGAATAACTGGCCCAACGCCCCCAACAACGCTCAGAAGGGAGAGGACTTCCGCCCACACACGATATCGTCTGCCTACGAAAAGTCACATCACAATCGCCCGGCTCTGAAAGCAGAACTTTTCCAGCCTCCAGCACCGGAGATGTTAGAAAAGCTGAAGGAGGCCGATAGCCGAGGAGCTCAGGGTGGAGCTAAACATGGACGTCCACACAGTACTGTGAGTGCATCGCCATACTCGCGACCGTCTGCTACAATCAACAAGATGCAGCCAGTCCTCCCACCGCTTGGgcccaaacccaaacccaagGCTGTGCCACCTCCTATGGTGCCTCATACAG TTTCCCAGACGCCAATCTACGCCAATGCAGCCGAGATCGCACAGATGGCTGCCGATAAGAAGAAGGATGTGGAGCCAGTAATCGTCCACTCCCCCGACAGCGACACATCGTCCTCACCCCCAACTCCTTCAAATAATGCTGCTGCACAG CAACAAATGCAACAGAATTCTCTGGAGTTAGCAGAGGCAATCCGGGAATTGGAGGCGAGTACCGCTGCTCTGGAATGTACGTACGACACTCAGAGCCACACCAGCCACACATCTCTGCAGTGCTCCAGTGGCTATGGCACCATGAACAGTACACCGTCAGGATCAGAGGACACCATTGCCTCTGGAG ATTTTCAAATAGCTCCTACAGGCGTCGTGGAAACTGATCACGAGAAATATTACACGATTCCGCGCAGTCGGGATGTGTATACTGCCTATCGTAGTGTATTGCAACCCAAACGCCCTGCGTCAACAGCAG GCATCCCGACccctacaaccaacaacagtctTTCACGCCGCACTTCTGCCAACAGCGCAAGGCCCCCTCCCCCTGTAAGGAGGACAGTATCTGTAACAGGCGCGTCCCCAGCAGCCCAGAAGGTCCGTGCTTCGCCCCCAAGGGAGATGTCTGCACCACCTCAGGGCCCAGTTATGCAGCATAAGCGGACTCCAAGTGGGGATAAGCACTCTGACGGCCCTTATGCTGAACTGCAACTAATCCAGCAGAGTATCCATGATACTAAATTGAGGCCACAACACCAACGACAAGttcatcctcatcctcaagGACACTCGACTGGCCACCCACAAGGTCGTGGCCATCATCAAGGTCACCCTCAAGGCCATGGCCCAGGTCATCCACCTGGATATCCTCAAGGCCATGGCCCAGGGCAACATCAAGGACATCCTCAAGGTCATGGACCAGGGCAACATCAAGGACATCCTCAAGGTCATGGACCAGGGCACCCGCAACGACATCCTGCATCACCCCACAACCATCATCAACAGAGACGTATCCCACAACATCACCGCTCACAGCAGCAGCCGCCGCACCAACAGCACAGTGGGGGATCAGCTTCGCCAAGCAGAGCGCCCCCAGGAAGTAGTCCCCACTATGCAGAGCCCCATGTTATACCAGAGCAAACACATGGACATGCCAATGTTATACAAAGCCTGACACGCAAGTTTTCCGAGTCGGTGGTAGAGGAGCCGACGGCAAACGATGACTTTCCGCTGCCTCCCACTGAGGAAGAACTGCAGGAGATGGAGCAGATCTACAGTAAAGCTCCGCCTCCTACCCGTGCACCTACTCAAGACTCACTTGTGTTAGAACTGAAACGAAGGGTTGCTGATAGTTCTGAagtttaa
- the LOC137257721 gene encoding protein MTSS 1-like isoform X4 yields MDGNISVEKDCSALGGLFQAVINDMRGSSPIWEDFAYKATKMHSSLKSTLIAISAFLDAFQKVADMATSSRGATKEIGSALTRLCMRHRSIESKLKSFTGCMLDTLVAPIQDKLEEWKKVVAQLDKDHAKEYKKARQEIKKAASDTVRLQKKAKKGKGDIQSRLDNAMQDVNDKYLLLEESEKSCVRTALIEERARYCVFVSALKPFVDSEISLLTEVTHLQEIIDSLCAQSSDPNTLPPSSEQVIMDLKGVDHSVWNFQVKQTPPSSPSSLGSRKSSMCSISSINSSSSGSTQSHSPSHHNVRNRTTSQQPTVGTQRLMSVSSQDSGFTSQDTLFLRPTTPLSLNLPQNSDKDSTSTGTPDVDSTPTTPSEHYPATPSASSTWNNWPNAPNNAQKGEDFRPHTISSAYEKSHHNRPALKAELFQPPAPEMLEKLKEADSRGAQGGAKHGRPHSTVSASPYSRPSATINKMQPVLPPLGPKPKPKAVPPPMVPHTVSQTPIYANAAEIAQMAADKKKDVEPVIVHSPDSDTSSSPPTPSNNAAAQQQMQQNSLELAEAIRELEASTAALECTYDTQSHTSHTSLQCSSGYGTMNSTPSGSEDTIASGVVGNWSLFSCLRDKIGIPTPTTNNSLSRRTSANSARPPPPVRRTVSVTGASPAAQKVRASPPREMSAPPQGPVMQHKRTPSGDKHSDGPYAELQLIQQSIHDTKLRPQHQRQVHPHPQGHSTGHPQGRGHHQGHPQGHGPGHPPGYPQGHGPGQHQGHPQGHGPGQHQGHPQGHGPGHPQRHPASPHNHHQQRRIPQHHRSQQQPPHQQHSGGSASPSRAPPGSSPHYAEPHVIPEQTHGHANVIQSLTRKFSESVVEEPTANDDFPLPPTEEELQEMEQIYSKAPPPTRAPTQDSLVLELKRRVADSSEV; encoded by the exons GAGCCACCAAGGAAATTGGATCAGCTCTGACCCGACTCTGTATGAGACACAGAAGTATAGAAAGCAAACTGAAGTCATTCACAGG ATGCATGTTGGATACCCTAGTGGCACCAATTCAGGACAAGCTGGAAGAATGGAAGAAAGTCGTAGCTCAACTGGACAAGGATCATGCTAAGG AATATAAGAAAGCCAGACAGGAAATAAAGAAAGCGGCTTCAGATACTGTCAGATTACAGAAGAAAGCAAAGAAAG GCAAGGGGGACATTCAGAGCAGACTGGACAACGCCATGCAGGATGTAAACGACAAGTATCTTCTCCTGGAGGAATCTGAAAAGAGCTGTGTGCGGACAGCCCTCATCGAGGAACGGGCCAGATACTGTGTCTTTGTCAGTGCTCTCAAACCGTTTGTT GACAGTGAGATCAGCCTCCTCACAGAGGTCACACACCTCCAGGAGATCATCGACAGCCTGTGTGCGCAAAGTTCCGACCCCAATACACTGCCGCCATCTAGTGAGCAGGTGATAATGGACCTGAAAGGGGTCGACCACAGCGTGTGGAACTTTCAGGTAAAG CAGACGCCACCAAGTTCACCCAGCTCATTAGGATCGCGCAAGTCTAGCATGTGCAGCATCAGCAGCATCAACAGCTCCTCCAGCGGCTCCACGCAGTCGCACTCACCCAGCCACCACAACGTGCGCAACCGCACAACTTCACAG CAACCGACCGTGGGAACTCAACGCTTAATGAGCGTGTCGTCACAGGACTCCGGCTTCACGTCCCAGGATACGCTGTTCTTGAGGCCCACTACTCCCCTATCCCTTAATCTGCCACAG AACTCGGACAAGGACAGTACCAGTACTGGTACCCCTGACGTTGACTCCACCCCGACCACACCCTCAGAACACTACCCGGCTACCCCGTCTGCAAGCTCCACATGGAATAACTGGCCCAACGCCCCCAACAACGCTCAGAAGGGAGAGGACTTCCGCCCACACACGATATCGTCTGCCTACGAAAAGTCACATCACAATCGCCCGGCTCTGAAAGCAGAACTTTTCCAGCCTCCAGCACCGGAGATGTTAGAAAAGCTGAAGGAGGCCGATAGCCGAGGAGCTCAGGGTGGAGCTAAACATGGACGTCCACACAGTACTGTGAGTGCATCGCCATACTCGCGACCGTCTGCTACAATCAACAAGATGCAGCCAGTCCTCCCACCGCTTGGgcccaaacccaaacccaagGCTGTGCCACCTCCTATGGTGCCTCATACAG TTTCCCAGACGCCAATCTACGCCAATGCAGCCGAGATCGCACAGATGGCTGCCGATAAGAAGAAGGATGTGGAGCCAGTAATCGTCCACTCCCCCGACAGCGACACATCGTCCTCACCCCCAACTCCTTCAAATAATGCTGCTGCACAG CAACAAATGCAACAGAATTCTCTGGAGTTAGCAGAGGCAATCCGGGAATTGGAGGCGAGTACCGCTGCTCTGGAATGTACGTACGACACTCAGAGCCACACCAGCCACACATCTCTGCAGTGCTCCAGTGGCTATGGCACCATGAACAGTACACCGTCAGGATCAGAGGACACCATTGCCTCTGGAG TGGTAGGCAACTGGAGTTTATTTTCTTGTCTCCGTGATAAAATTg GCATCCCGACccctacaaccaacaacagtctTTCACGCCGCACTTCTGCCAACAGCGCAAGGCCCCCTCCCCCTGTAAGGAGGACAGTATCTGTAACAGGCGCGTCCCCAGCAGCCCAGAAGGTCCGTGCTTCGCCCCCAAGGGAGATGTCTGCACCACCTCAGGGCCCAGTTATGCAGCATAAGCGGACTCCAAGTGGGGATAAGCACTCTGACGGCCCTTATGCTGAACTGCAACTAATCCAGCAGAGTATCCATGATACTAAATTGAGGCCACAACACCAACGACAAGttcatcctcatcctcaagGACACTCGACTGGCCACCCACAAGGTCGTGGCCATCATCAAGGTCACCCTCAAGGCCATGGCCCAGGTCATCCACCTGGATATCCTCAAGGCCATGGCCCAGGGCAACATCAAGGACATCCTCAAGGTCATGGACCAGGGCAACATCAAGGACATCCTCAAGGTCATGGACCAGGGCACCCGCAACGACATCCTGCATCACCCCACAACCATCATCAACAGAGACGTATCCCACAACATCACCGCTCACAGCAGCAGCCGCCGCACCAACAGCACAGTGGGGGATCAGCTTCGCCAAGCAGAGCGCCCCCAGGAAGTAGTCCCCACTATGCAGAGCCCCATGTTATACCAGAGCAAACACATGGACATGCCAATGTTATACAAAGCCTGACACGCAAGTTTTCCGAGTCGGTGGTAGAGGAGCCGACGGCAAACGATGACTTTCCGCTGCCTCCCACTGAGGAAGAACTGCAGGAGATGGAGCAGATCTACAGTAAAGCTCCGCCTCCTACCCGTGCACCTACTCAAGACTCACTTGTGTTAGAACTGAAACGAAGGGTTGCTGATAGTTCTGAagtttaa
- the LOC137257721 gene encoding protein MTSS 1-like isoform X8, translating into MDGNISVEKDCSALGGLFQAVINDMRGSSPIWEDFAYKATKMHSSLKSTLIAISAFLDAFQKVADMATSSRGATKEIGSALTRLCMRHRSIESKLKSFTGCMLDTLVAPIQDKLEEWKKVVAQLDKDHAKEYKKARQEIKKAASDTVRLQKKAKKGKGDIQSRLDNAMQDVNDKYLLLEESEKSCVRTALIEERARYCVFVSALKPFVDSEISLLTEVTHLQEIIDSLCAQSSDPNTLPPSSEQVIMDLKGVDHSVWNFQVKQTPPSSPSSLGSRKSSMCSISSINSSSSGSTQSHSPSHHNVRNRTTSQQPTVGTQRLMSVSSQDSGFTSQDTLFLRPTTPLSLNLPQNSDKDSTSTGTPDVDSTPTTPSEHYPATPSASSTWNNWPNAPNNAQKGEDFRPHTISSAYEKSHHNRPALKAELFQPPAPEMLEKLKEADSRGAQGGAKHGRPHSTVSASPYSRPSATINKMQPVLPPLGPKPKPKAVPPPMVPHTVSQTPIYANAAEIAQMAADKKKDVEPVIVHSPDSDTSSSPPTPSNNAAAQQQMQQNSLELAEAIRELEASTAALECTYDTQSHTSHTSLQCSSGYGTMNSTPSGSEDTIASGGIPTPTTNNSLSRRTSANSARPPPPVRRTVSVTGASPAAQKVRASPPREMSAPPQGPVMQHKRTPSGDKHSDGPYAELQLIQQSIHDTKLRPQHQRQVHPHPQGHSTGHPQGRGHHQGHPQGHGPGHPPGYPQGHGPGQHQGHPQGHGPGQHQGHPQGHGPGHPQRHPASPHNHHQQRRIPQHHRSQQQPPHQQHSGGSASPSRAPPGSSPHYAEPHVIPEQTHGHANVIQSLTRKFSESVVEEPTANDDFPLPPTEEELQEMEQIYSKAPPPTRAPTQDSLVLELKRRVADSSEV; encoded by the exons GAGCCACCAAGGAAATTGGATCAGCTCTGACCCGACTCTGTATGAGACACAGAAGTATAGAAAGCAAACTGAAGTCATTCACAGG ATGCATGTTGGATACCCTAGTGGCACCAATTCAGGACAAGCTGGAAGAATGGAAGAAAGTCGTAGCTCAACTGGACAAGGATCATGCTAAGG AATATAAGAAAGCCAGACAGGAAATAAAGAAAGCGGCTTCAGATACTGTCAGATTACAGAAGAAAGCAAAGAAAG GCAAGGGGGACATTCAGAGCAGACTGGACAACGCCATGCAGGATGTAAACGACAAGTATCTTCTCCTGGAGGAATCTGAAAAGAGCTGTGTGCGGACAGCCCTCATCGAGGAACGGGCCAGATACTGTGTCTTTGTCAGTGCTCTCAAACCGTTTGTT GACAGTGAGATCAGCCTCCTCACAGAGGTCACACACCTCCAGGAGATCATCGACAGCCTGTGTGCGCAAAGTTCCGACCCCAATACACTGCCGCCATCTAGTGAGCAGGTGATAATGGACCTGAAAGGGGTCGACCACAGCGTGTGGAACTTTCAGGTAAAG CAGACGCCACCAAGTTCACCCAGCTCATTAGGATCGCGCAAGTCTAGCATGTGCAGCATCAGCAGCATCAACAGCTCCTCCAGCGGCTCCACGCAGTCGCACTCACCCAGCCACCACAACGTGCGCAACCGCACAACTTCACAG CAACCGACCGTGGGAACTCAACGCTTAATGAGCGTGTCGTCACAGGACTCCGGCTTCACGTCCCAGGATACGCTGTTCTTGAGGCCCACTACTCCCCTATCCCTTAATCTGCCACAG AACTCGGACAAGGACAGTACCAGTACTGGTACCCCTGACGTTGACTCCACCCCGACCACACCCTCAGAACACTACCCGGCTACCCCGTCTGCAAGCTCCACATGGAATAACTGGCCCAACGCCCCCAACAACGCTCAGAAGGGAGAGGACTTCCGCCCACACACGATATCGTCTGCCTACGAAAAGTCACATCACAATCGCCCGGCTCTGAAAGCAGAACTTTTCCAGCCTCCAGCACCGGAGATGTTAGAAAAGCTGAAGGAGGCCGATAGCCGAGGAGCTCAGGGTGGAGCTAAACATGGACGTCCACACAGTACTGTGAGTGCATCGCCATACTCGCGACCGTCTGCTACAATCAACAAGATGCAGCCAGTCCTCCCACCGCTTGGgcccaaacccaaacccaagGCTGTGCCACCTCCTATGGTGCCTCATACAG TTTCCCAGACGCCAATCTACGCCAATGCAGCCGAGATCGCACAGATGGCTGCCGATAAGAAGAAGGATGTGGAGCCAGTAATCGTCCACTCCCCCGACAGCGACACATCGTCCTCACCCCCAACTCCTTCAAATAATGCTGCTGCACAG CAACAAATGCAACAGAATTCTCTGGAGTTAGCAGAGGCAATCCGGGAATTGGAGGCGAGTACCGCTGCTCTGGAATGTACGTACGACACTCAGAGCCACACCAGCCACACATCTCTGCAGTGCTCCAGTGGCTATGGCACCATGAACAGTACACCGTCAGGATCAGAGGACACCATTGCCTCTGGAG GCATCCCGACccctacaaccaacaacagtctTTCACGCCGCACTTCTGCCAACAGCGCAAGGCCCCCTCCCCCTGTAAGGAGGACAGTATCTGTAACAGGCGCGTCCCCAGCAGCCCAGAAGGTCCGTGCTTCGCCCCCAAGGGAGATGTCTGCACCACCTCAGGGCCCAGTTATGCAGCATAAGCGGACTCCAAGTGGGGATAAGCACTCTGACGGCCCTTATGCTGAACTGCAACTAATCCAGCAGAGTATCCATGATACTAAATTGAGGCCACAACACCAACGACAAGttcatcctcatcctcaagGACACTCGACTGGCCACCCACAAGGTCGTGGCCATCATCAAGGTCACCCTCAAGGCCATGGCCCAGGTCATCCACCTGGATATCCTCAAGGCCATGGCCCAGGGCAACATCAAGGACATCCTCAAGGTCATGGACCAGGGCAACATCAAGGACATCCTCAAGGTCATGGACCAGGGCACCCGCAACGACATCCTGCATCACCCCACAACCATCATCAACAGAGACGTATCCCACAACATCACCGCTCACAGCAGCAGCCGCCGCACCAACAGCACAGTGGGGGATCAGCTTCGCCAAGCAGAGCGCCCCCAGGAAGTAGTCCCCACTATGCAGAGCCCCATGTTATACCAGAGCAAACACATGGACATGCCAATGTTATACAAAGCCTGACACGCAAGTTTTCCGAGTCGGTGGTAGAGGAGCCGACGGCAAACGATGACTTTCCGCTGCCTCCCACTGAGGAAGAACTGCAGGAGATGGAGCAGATCTACAGTAAAGCTCCGCCTCCTACCCGTGCACCTACTCAAGACTCACTTGTGTTAGAACTGAAACGAAGGGTTGCTGATAGTTCTGAagtttaa